The following proteins come from a genomic window of Paeniglutamicibacter psychrophenolicus:
- a CDS encoding Y-family DNA polymerase: MSAPASGLNLCPPREPSPEEYIAHVDVNSFYVSCERAFDPRLIGRPVIVLSNNDGCAVARSDEAKALGIDMGAPWFKLAPTAERMGLVAKSSNYELYGDLSARTMQLLGRHSAWVEVYSIDEAFLGVRGTLPELQALARRMKQDVMDHLGLPVCVGIAKTKTLAKLANKAAKKNPHLGGVCVWEAVTEEDREQLLGRLPTVEIWGIGPRLAKRLMGLGIRTMKDLRDADAVMLRNRFSIVMMRTVLELRGTPCIPLEEEYEIKDQLIFSRSFSTPITDAHGMEQVLGIYAQQASARLHKHQRQAKVLSAWAMTSYYNTQDNHQPAVTVALPGPTADPLLLTRAAKALLPKILDGVKYARAGIVVTDVRPTGAQETFEPFVNRHEARDIGPLIQKIKQHHGVNAVGLGLAGMKTGPEWTMRREMMSPRYTTHWDELLTVYAS; encoded by the coding sequence ATGTCTGCACCAGCTTCTGGCCTGAACCTTTGCCCTCCACGGGAACCCTCCCCGGAGGAGTACATCGCCCATGTGGATGTGAACAGCTTCTACGTCAGTTGCGAGCGGGCCTTTGACCCGAGGCTGATCGGCCGGCCGGTGATCGTCCTGTCCAACAACGACGGCTGCGCCGTCGCCCGGTCGGACGAAGCCAAGGCCCTGGGAATCGACATGGGCGCCCCCTGGTTCAAGCTCGCCCCCACCGCAGAACGGATGGGGCTGGTCGCCAAATCCAGCAACTACGAGCTCTACGGGGATCTCTCGGCCCGAACCATGCAACTGCTGGGCCGGCACTCGGCCTGGGTCGAGGTCTACAGCATCGACGAGGCATTCCTGGGCGTCCGCGGGACGCTGCCTGAACTCCAGGCCCTGGCCCGGCGCATGAAGCAGGACGTGATGGACCACCTCGGACTGCCGGTCTGCGTGGGGATCGCCAAGACAAAAACCCTGGCCAAGCTGGCCAACAAGGCCGCCAAGAAGAACCCCCACCTGGGCGGGGTCTGCGTATGGGAAGCCGTCACCGAGGAAGACCGCGAACAACTCCTGGGCCGGCTGCCCACGGTGGAAATCTGGGGCATCGGCCCCCGCCTGGCCAAGCGGCTGATGGGCCTGGGGATCCGGACCATGAAAGACCTGCGCGACGCCGACGCGGTGATGCTGCGCAACCGCTTCTCCATCGTCATGATGCGCACCGTCCTGGAGCTGCGCGGAACCCCCTGCATCCCCCTGGAGGAAGAATACGAAATCAAGGACCAGCTGATCTTCAGCCGCTCCTTCTCCACACCCATCACCGACGCCCACGGCATGGAGCAGGTCCTGGGGATCTACGCCCAACAGGCCTCCGCCCGCCTGCACAAGCACCAGCGGCAGGCCAAGGTGCTTTCTGCCTGGGCCATGACCAGTTACTACAACACCCAGGACAACCACCAGCCCGCCGTGACCGTCGCCCTTCCCGGGCCGACCGCGGACCCGCTGCTGCTGACCCGGGCTGCCAAGGCGCTGCTGCCCAAGATCCTGGACGGGGTGAAGTACGCCCGAGCCGGAATCGTGGTGACCGACGTCCGCCCGACCGGCGCCCAAGAGACCTTCGAACCATTCGTGAACCGGCACGAGGCCAGGGACATCGGTCCGCTGATCCAGAAGATCAAACAGCACCACGGAGTGAACGCTGTCGGGCTCGGCCTGGCGGGCATGAAGACCGGCCCCGAATGGACGATGCGCCGGGAAATGATGTCACCGCGCTACACCACCCACTGGGACGAGCTGCTGACCGTGTACGCCAGCTGA
- a CDS encoding LexA family protein: protein MQYIRSLEVGGTSVPLLVAQTAVAAGYPSPAQDYFDGTINLSEHLIHDTTSTFIVRVSGCSMEGAGISDGDELIVNRARKPVDGSIVVAVLDGEMTVKRLRLTPRGVVLQAENPQYPDLVVGELASLTVWGVAETCLHQLLA, encoded by the coding sequence ATTCAGTACATACGTTCTCTCGAAGTGGGCGGCACTTCGGTCCCGCTTCTGGTGGCCCAAACCGCGGTCGCGGCGGGGTATCCCTCGCCGGCACAGGACTACTTCGACGGCACGATCAACCTCAGTGAGCATTTGATCCACGACACCACGAGCACCTTCATCGTGCGGGTCTCGGGCTGTTCCATGGAGGGTGCCGGCATCTCGGACGGGGACGAGCTGATCGTCAACCGTGCCCGGAAGCCGGTGGACGGCTCGATCGTGGTGGCGGTCCTGGACGGGGAAATGACCGTCAAGCGACTGCGCCTGACCCCGCGGGGCGTGGTCCTGCAGGCGGAAAACCCTCAGTATCCGGATCTGGTGGTGGGGGAGCTGGCATCCCTCACCGTGTGGGGAGTTGCCGAAACATGTCTGCACCAGCTTCTGGCCTGA
- a CDS encoding DUF192 domain-containing protein — MSIDGITVSAELANTPERQQKGLSGRVDLLADQGMLFELGEPQNTEVWMFGVQIPLDVVWIRDGRVLRVDTLNPCVSDIESECQRTPSPGEIDTILEAGAGVFAHVQPGTRVDR; from the coding sequence GTGAGCATTGACGGGATCACAGTTTCCGCCGAGCTGGCCAATACCCCTGAGCGACAGCAAAAAGGTCTAAGCGGCCGTGTGGACCTCCTGGCGGACCAAGGCATGCTCTTTGAGCTGGGGGAGCCGCAGAACACCGAAGTGTGGATGTTTGGTGTGCAGATCCCGCTCGATGTGGTCTGGATCCGGGACGGCAGAGTGCTGCGCGTTGACACACTCAATCCGTGCGTCTCCGATATTGAGTCGGAGTGCCAACGCACGCCCTCGCCCGGAGAAATAGACACCATCCTAGAAGCCGGAGCCGGGGTCTTTGCACACGTGCAACCCGGCACAAGAGTGGACCGATAG
- a CDS encoding ParB family protein: MVKRPAPLKSSLAGSSPVTAAPAKPAETPAEATAPARTTASKPASVPVFKKKAAKTKVAYYQDAEDAERVRGGFQQVGHLEGYQTFSDFHAAVVMREIERLEAKYNDGKPFQGAAPRTGRLGRPLE, encoded by the coding sequence ATGGTCAAGCGCCCCGCGCCCCTGAAATCTTCCCTCGCAGGAAGCTCTCCAGTGACAGCTGCGCCAGCGAAGCCGGCCGAAACACCTGCAGAGGCCACGGCTCCCGCGCGAACCACGGCCAGCAAGCCAGCTTCGGTGCCTGTGTTCAAGAAGAAGGCCGCCAAAACGAAGGTCGCGTATTACCAGGACGCGGAAGACGCAGAGCGTGTTCGCGGCGGCTTCCAGCAGGTAGGACATCTGGAGGGGTACCAGACGTTCAGCGACTTCCACGCAGCTGTGGTCATGCGTGAGATTGAGCGGTTGGAAGCCAAATACAATGACGGCAAGCCGTTCCAGGGCGCAGCACCACGAACCGGCCGGCTCGGCCGCCCGTTGGAGTAA
- a CDS encoding ParA family protein, with protein sequence MTATIFALCNQKGGVGKTTTTFHLARAAVLAGMRVLVVDADPQGNVTTVLGGGVDEDQAGLADALSDRSTATLEEVSVNGIWDGLNVVPTTGETLGVVRDELVLAGAGRESRLKNALEAVREDYDLILIDCAPSLDQLTINSLTAADSVVIITHSKLFSANGISKLLSTIDLVRAHYNAGLKIAGFMVNQHEARTLGGAHWAGQIGEAAEARGVPVLEPPVPKRAPISDSMEAALGLDEWGGDADDLAAIYAGYIRTLPKGN encoded by the coding sequence GTGACCGCAACAATTTTTGCCCTATGCAACCAGAAGGGCGGCGTCGGCAAGACGACGACCACCTTTCACTTGGCGCGCGCTGCGGTGCTCGCCGGGATGAGAGTGCTTGTCGTTGACGCCGACCCCCAGGGCAACGTCACTACGGTTCTGGGCGGGGGAGTCGATGAGGATCAGGCGGGACTCGCGGACGCACTGAGCGACCGCTCAACCGCGACCCTCGAAGAGGTGAGCGTGAACGGGATCTGGGATGGCCTGAACGTTGTCCCGACCACGGGGGAAACCCTCGGAGTGGTCCGTGATGAACTCGTTTTAGCGGGAGCAGGACGCGAATCTCGGCTAAAGAACGCGCTCGAGGCCGTGCGCGAGGATTACGACCTGATTCTGATCGATTGTGCACCCTCGCTCGACCAGCTGACGATCAACAGCCTGACGGCCGCTGACAGCGTAGTGATCATCACGCATTCGAAGCTTTTCAGTGCCAACGGAATCAGCAAGCTACTCTCCACCATTGACCTGGTACGCGCCCACTACAACGCCGGCTTGAAGATCGCCGGATTCATGGTCAACCAGCACGAGGCCCGTACTCTCGGCGGCGCCCACTGGGCCGGACAAATCGGGGAAGCAGCCGAGGCACGCGGTGTTCCGGTGCTTGAACCCCCAGTACCCAAGCGAGCACCCATCAGTGACTCTATGGAGGCAGCCCTGGGACTCGATGAATGGGGAGGCGACGCCGATGACCTCGCCGCAATCTACGCGGGATATATTCGCACCCTCCCGAAAGGAAACTAG
- a CDS encoding DUF6573 family protein: MPDSAIHAYTRAEALEDGLLIDVTETARGARLPVSVALTRSAWAYAVAWNDANPELQDEAGRLWDVLYLAGVAAGRAGVFRRVPFDIYRIPNTECPSAWCDDELFTLHLVIGRGDQAEPVITIMCTDED; the protein is encoded by the coding sequence ATGCCTGACAGTGCAATTCACGCCTACACCCGAGCAGAGGCACTTGAAGATGGCCTGCTTATCGATGTAACGGAAACGGCCAGAGGCGCCAGGCTCCCTGTCAGTGTCGCCCTTACGCGCAGTGCCTGGGCGTATGCCGTCGCATGGAATGACGCGAATCCCGAACTGCAGGATGAGGCGGGTCGACTGTGGGACGTGCTCTATTTGGCCGGGGTCGCCGCTGGCCGCGCCGGCGTCTTTCGCCGGGTGCCATTCGACATCTACCGCATACCAAACACCGAGTGTCCGAGTGCCTGGTGTGATGATGAACTGTTCACGCTCCACCTGGTCATTGGCCGGGGAGACCAAGCGGAACCGGTCATCACGATCATGTGCACCGACGAGGACTAA